A single region of the Zygotorulaspora mrakii chromosome 4, complete sequence genome encodes:
- the PET309 gene encoding Pet309p (similar to Saccharomyces cerevisiae PET309 (YLR067C); ancestral locus Anc_8.20), translating into MRRYAKPLVNHYKNIRWSPEVPKKVKTILNDRTVEPLKQADSSALINFYMANQKQAPTLTERNYVIRYLYEKHAFTNVVTFGKKFLFVNGGGSNLREDASFNELKRYLKAVIRTERFYFLDVVMTQVISQFSLNRRSAVIDIINSVFVDLNDYVKSKNEIDAIVPILKWNRWIKLLMGHCDFSNYIQYKYVLKTLLFFLRQKRKNDEIFFQRSLNAINTTQGPSSASQFATTLMYLFAYDGNTPLVETMWSFKVEKGLPIVASDLTTILKSYCYFQKYSLVQQTYDKYPEAHNDQSQFDYLLVAYANSANWQGLQDQFNALFGVGELPNIKHYGIVMYSMARIGELESVDKLYTQLLRREMIPNYPVLQSLLLAHYKTGDLNSCFAQFELFGKYSVVPSTATYTIMFKVYRGLSDLDGSLRLLKRMTENDRNTITEQHFAIPIHLCSRFTNIAVAQELFTVMLNHYDIEPTGVSIAALMDVYIESGMPQEALKLFKRYGNLKPVEHRLISVYNKAIKAFINMNDRRNCEIVLNEVVARKITTDAEFYNMTIRYLVEMKRDFETAEQTLEHLMKHPKVKVNASHFETIMSAYDKISHRDGVLTLYKKMVENKIAVNSKILHLLIKSTFKVQMQTKGDLQQAIDLLNRVMESAANHSLDITYWRLHPSVMSWPVRIVAKFYSPMKALELLNRYNELFYPKEESWSNNRFSIMRSLLVLSAETEHWEDFDNIFQKYVSRISQYQRLGSSSVRNEKLCTLFVGILFYKIRHLAAMQNITALPPLLVELEEKRFVIDNNSWNEAIQVMFEDSRTIDAALKIVNEKLIHGYNLIHKYRLLKKLAETSATMEQKPWLLQQKKQAPHSFEPTLYLKSDVYVQIMESMDRYLNNCSEISKEIKTLIEKYPYFMKNYLMKPRMEVNGWSQIEDRHASYLESVRSKKRIVPASEF; encoded by the coding sequence ATGAGGCGGTATGCAAAACCGCTTGTAAACCATTATAAGAACATTCGATGGAGTCCCGAGGTACCGAAAAAGGTTAAAACAATTCTGAATGACAGGACGGTTGAACCTTTGAAACAAGCCGACAGTTCCGCTTTAATTAATTTCTATATGgcaaatcaaaaacaagcGCCAACGCTTACCGAGAGAAACTATGTCATAAGGTACTTATATGAAAAGCATGCATTCACGAATGTTGTCacttttggaaagaaatttttgttCGTGAATGGTGGAGGAAGTAATCTACGGGAGGATGCATCGTTCAATGAACTCAAAAGGTATCTCAAGGCTGTTATAAGAACGGAACGATTTTACTTTCTCGATGTTGTGATGACACAGGTAATTTCTCAGTTTTCATTAAACAGAAGGAGCGCGGTAATTGATATCATAAATAGTGTTTTTGTCGACTTAAATGATTATGTCAAGtctaaaaatgaaattgacgCAATAGTACCGATCCTGAAGTGGAACAGGTGGATAAAGTTATTAATGGGTCATTGtgacttttcaaattatatCCAATACAAATATGTCCTCAAGACCTTATTGTTCTTTCTGCGacagaaaaggaaaaatgatgagatattttttcaaaggtCTCTGAATGCGATAAACACAACCCAGGGACCTTCATCAGCATCACAGTTTGCAACAACATTGATGTATCTCTTTGCGTACGACGGAAACACACCTTTGGTGGAGACCATGTGGtctttcaaagttgaaaaaggcTTACCCATTGTCGCATCAGATTTAACcaccattttgaaaagctattgttatttccaaaaatattcTCTAGTACAGCAAACTTATGATAAATATCCTGAGGCACACAATGATCAATCGCAGTTTGATTACCTTTTGGTAGCTTATGCGAACTCAGCAAATTGGCAGGGACTGCAAGATCAATTTAATGCTCTCTTTGGAGTCGGAGAATTGCCAAACATCAAACACTATGGCATTGTAATGTACTCAATGGCGAGAATAGGGGAACTTGAAAGTGTTGATAAACTCTATACGCAATTGTTGAGGAGAGAGATGATTCCCAACTATCCTGTCCTTCAATCATTGCTTCTTGCTCACTACAAGACCGGTGACTTAAATAGCTGCTTTGCGCAGTTTGAACTGTTTGGCAAATACTCTGTAGTACCCTCCACTGCTACTTATACAATAATGTTCAAGGTTTATCGAGGCCTTAGTGACTTAGATGGTAGTTTACGTCTGCTAAAAAGAATGACTGAAAATGATAGAAATACAATTACGGAACAACATTTTGCTATTCCGATACACTTGTGCTCGAGGTTTACTAATATTGCTGTCGCACAAGAGCTTTTCACTGTCATGCTAAATCATTACGATATAGAACCAACCGGGGTTTCGATAGCAGCCTTGATGGATGTTTACATCGAAAGTGGCATGCCCCAAGAAGCACttaaattgttcaaaagatatGGAAATTTGAAACCAGTGGAGCATCGATTGATATCGGTTTATAATAAAGCCATCAAGGCCTTTATTAATATGAATGATAGACGTAATTGCGAGATCGTTCTTAATGAAGTTGTAGCACGGAAAATTACAACAGATGCCGAATTCTACAATATGACCATCAGATATTTGGTTGAAATGAAACGAGATTTTGAAACCGCTGAGCAGACCCTGGAGCACTTAATGAAGCATCCCAAAGTTAAGGTCAACGCATCCCATTTTGAGACAATCATGAGTGCATACGATAAGATTTCCCATCGAGACGGTGTCTTGACTTTgtataaaaaaatggtcGAGAACAAAATTGCtgtaaattcaaaaatactACATCTTCTTATAAAGTCCACTTTCAAAGTTCAAATGCAAACTAAGGGAGATCTCCAACAGGCGATCGATCTTTTGAATAGAGTAATGGAGAGCGCTGCTAATCACAGCTTAGATATCACGTACTGGCGTTTGCATCCATCTGTGATGTCATGGCCTGTACGAATAGTGGCAAAATTTTATAGTCCCATGAAGGCACTGGAGCTTTTGAATCGCTATAACGAGTTGTTTTATCCAAAGGAAGAATCATGGTCTAATAACAGATTCAGTATAATGCGCTCACTTTTAGTTTTATCAGCGGAAACCGAGCATTGGGAAGATTTTGAtaacatttttcaaaagtatgTGTCACGTATTTCGCAATATCAAAGATTGGGCTCTTCGTCAGtaagaaatgaaaaattatgTACTTTATTTGTTGGTATCctattttacaaaattcGGCACCTGGCTGCAATGCAGAATATCACGGCTTTGCCTCCTTTGCTGGTGGAATTAGAGGAAAAGCGTTTCGTGATAGATAACAATTCGTGGAATGAAGCAATCCAAGTCATGTTTGAAGATTCGAGAACAATTGATGCGGCTCTGAAGATTGTCAACGAAAAGTTGATTCATGGTTATAACTTGATCCATAAATATAGGCTACTAAAGAAGCTTGCGGAAACATCAGCAACAATGGAACAGAAGCCATGGCTGCTTCAGCAAAAAAAGCAAGCACCTCACAGTTTTGAACCAACCTTGTATCTCAAATCAGATGTATATGTGCAAATCATGGAGTCCATGGATCGCTACTTGAATAATTGTTCTGAAATATCAAAGGAAATTAAGACACTCATCGAAAAGTACCCCTACTTTATGAAAAACTATTTAATGAAACCAAGAATGGAAGTCAATGGATGGtctcaaattgaagatagaCATGCATCATATCTGGAAAGTGTTAGATCGAAGAAGAGGATTGTTCCAGCGTCGGAATTTTAA
- the FYV7 gene encoding Fyv7p (similar to Saccharomyces cerevisiae FYV7 (YLR068W); ancestral locus Anc_8.19), with translation MATTKQQENRKRFTKEGKVKEIRRSLTKKARLKKGYLKALKEEGYSIPEKQPKLITGEKARQNDSHEGKMKWDGKVQIKKQRKKLQRDLLEERGKKEAQKVKENKERLETREKRKVNMTKRTRSGQPLMGPKIEDLLSKIKDDETYTR, from the coding sequence ATGGCAACCACAAAGCAGCAGGAAAATCGAAAAAGGTTTACTAAAGAAGGCAAAGTCAAAGAGATTAGAAGAAGTCTGACCAAAAAAGCAAGATTGAAGAAAGGGTATCTCAAAGCactgaaagaagaaggctATAGCATTCCTGAGAAGCAGCCAAAACTTATAACAGGAGAAAAGGCCAGGCAGAATGATTCACACGAGggaaagatgaaatgggATGGAAAGGTTCAGATTAAGaaacagagaaaaaagCTTCAAAGAGATCTTCTTGAGGAACGTGGGAAAAAAGAGGCACAGAAGGTGAAGGAGAATAAAGAGAGACTTGAGACAcgagaaaagagaaaggtGAATATGACTAAGAGAACGAGGTCGGGTCAACCGCTAATGGGTCCAAAGATTGAGGATCTTTTATCAAAGATTAAGGATGATGAGACCTACACGAGGTGA
- the MEF1 gene encoding Mef1p (similar to Saccharomyces cerevisiae MEF1 (YLR069C); ancestral locus Anc_8.18) — protein MLLHRPSSSLRSGLSLLKCAFPIKFGRHVTGPLQNGRSFHSNFKLQSTYEEEAVVLSQIAKTLEPADVKAASILRNIGISAHIDSGKTTFTERVLYYTGRIKAIHEVRGRDNVGAKMDSMDLEREKGITIQSAATYCSWEKDGAHLHFNLIDTPGHIDFTIEVERALRVLDGAVLVVCAVSGVQSQTVTVDRQMRRYNIPRVTFINKMDRMGADPFKAISQINSKLKIPAAAVQVPIGAESDLEGIVDIIDRVALYNKGDNGENIVKGPIPNDLKELVEEKRQLLIETLADVDDEIAELFLDEKEPTNVQIKGAIRRSTIARKFSPVLMGSALANTGIQPVLDAIVDYLPNPSEILNTALDVADNEKKINLVPSIEQPFVGLAFKLEEGQYGQLTYIRVYQGRMRKGNYITNVKTGKKVKISRLVRMHSNELEDVEEVGSGEICATFGIECSSGDTFTDGTVDYSMSSMYVPDAVVSLSITPKTKDAANFSKALNRFQKEDPTFRVRFDAESKETVISGMGELHLEIYVERMNREYNVECTTGKPQVSYRESITLPADFDHTHKKQSGGAGQFGRVIGTLSPVEEGNKENIFKTAVVGGRIPDKYLAACGKGFDDSCEKGPLVGHKVIGVKMLINDGAIHAVDSNELSFKTAAMAAFREAFLNANPVVLEPIMTVSVTSPNEFQGNVIGSLNKLQAVIQDTENGHDEFTIKAECPLSNLFGYATSLRASTQGKGEFSLEFSHYAPTAPHVQKALIAEFVKKQQQNK, from the coding sequence ATGTTGCTTCATAGGCCCTCTAGTAGCTTAAGAAGTGGACTCTCGCTACTGAAATGTGCGTTTCCGATAAAATTTGGTAGACATGTCACTGGTCCACTACAGAACGGACGATCATTTCATAGTAACTTCAAGCTGCAATCTACttatgaagaagaagcagTAGTCTTGAGTCAGATCGCAAAAACACTCGAACCCGCAGATGTGAAAGCAGCCAGTATTCTGCGTAACATCGGTATATCTGCGCATATTGATTCAGGAAAGACCACATTCACTGAGCGTGTTTTATACTACACTGGAAGGATCAAAGCCATTCATGAAGTCAGAGGACGTGATAATGTTGGTGCCAAGATGGATTCCATGGATTTGGAGAGAGAGAAAGGTATTACTATTCAATCAGCCGCTACATACTGCTCTTGGGAAAAGGATGGAGCACACTTACATTTCAATCTGATTGATACGCCTGGTCACATCGATTTTACGATTGAGGTTGAACGTGCATTGCGAGTTTTAGATGGTGCTGTATTGGTTGTATGTGCAGTTTCTGGTGTACAATCTCAAACGGTCACGGTTGATCGTCAAATGCGTAGGTATAACATCCCCAGAGTCACCTTCATAAATAAGATGGACCGTATGGGTGCTGATCCTTTTAAGGCTATTTCCCAAATCAATTCCAAACTGAAAATCCCCGCTGCTGCTGTTCAAGTTCCAATTGGTGCTGAATCAGATTTGGAAGGTATTGTGGACATCATCGATCGTGTTGCACTGTATAACAAAGGTGATAATGGTGAGAACATTGTGAAAGGACCTATTCCaaatgatttgaaagaattagttgaagagaaaagacAACTTTTGATAGAAACATTAGCTGATGTAGATGATGAGATCGCAGAACTATTTTTGGACGAAAAGGAACCCACCAATGTCCAAATCAAAGGTGCTATTCGGAGATCTACAATAGCTAGAAAGTTCAGTCCAGTGTTAATGGGTTCAGCTTTAGCTAACACTGGTATTCAGCCAGTTTTAGATGCGATCGTTGACTATTTACCTAATCCTTCTGAGATCCTAAATACTGCCCTTGATGTGGCtgacaatgaaaaaaagatcaactTGGTTCCATCAATTGAGCAGCCTTTTGTTGGCTTAGCGTTCAAACTTGAAGAAGGGCAGTACGGTCAACTAACCTATATTCGTGTCTATCAAGGACGCATGAGAAAAGGTAATTATATTACAAATGTCAAAACTGGcaaaaaagtcaaaattTCCAGATTGGTTAGAATGCATTCCAACGAATTGgaagatgttgaagaagttggCTCTGGTGAAATCTGCGCTACATTTGGAATAGAGTGTTCCTCCGGTGATACTTTCACAGATGGAACAGTAGATTATTCAATGTCTTCAATGTATGTTCCAGATGCTGTGGTTTCTTTATCCATCACtccaaaaacaaaggaTGCAGCTAACTTCTCCAAAGCTTTGAATCGTTTTCAGAAAGAGGACCCAACATTTAGGGTGAGATTCGACGCTGAGTCCAAAGAGACAGTCATCTCAGGTATGGGTGAGCTCCATTTAGAGATCTATGTCGAAAGAATGAACCGTGAGTATAACGTCGAGTGTACGACAGGTAAACCACAAGTCTCTTATAGGGAGTCTATCACTTTGCCAGCTGATTTCGATCATACCCATAAAAAGCAATCTGGTGGTGCCGGTCAATTCGGTAGAGTTATTGGTACCTTGTCGCCAGTAGAAGAAGgaaacaaagaaaacatttttaaaaCAGCTGTTGTAGGAGGTCGTATACCTGATAAATACTTAGCAGCTTGTGGTAAGGGTTTTGATGACTCTTGCGAGAAGGGTCCCTTGGTTGGACATAAAGTAATAGGTGTCAAGATGTTGATAAACGATGGTGCCATTCATGCTGTCGATTCTAATGAACTATCTTTTAAGACTGCTGCAATGGCTGCCTTCCGTGaagcatttttgaatgcaaATCCTGTTGTATTGGAACCTATAATGACAGTTTCGGTTACTTCACCAAATGAATTTCAAGGAAATGTCATCGGATCATTAAACAAATTACAAGCAGTGATTCAGGATACGGAGAATGGTCATGACGAATTCACTATCAAAGCAGAATGTCCGTTGAGTAATCTCTTCGGGTACGCAACCTCTTTGAGAGCTTCTACTCAAGGCAAAGGTGAGTTCTCTTTAGAGTTCAGTCACTATGCTCCAACCGCACCCCATGTTCAGAAAGCATTGATTGCAGAATTTGTCAAAAAACAACAGCAAAACAAATAA
- the FET5 gene encoding ferroxidase FET5 (similar to Saccharomyces cerevisiae FET5 (YFL041W); ancestral locus Anc_8.17), with protein sequence MIFQSVLSLFVSFFCASLASARTHTFNFTTGWVTANPDGVHERKMIGFNGHWPVPDIHVNKGDRLEVYLTNGFEDGASTSLHFHGMFHNISDGNSIQMDGPSMVTQCPILPGRTYLYNFTVGDQVGTYWYHAHSGSQYGDGMRGAFIIHDDDEPFEYDEEMVIQLSELYWKPYYTVTDEFLTRYNPTGAEPIPQNLLFNNTLNATLDFEPGKTYLLRFINSGLFVSQYVAFESHNFTIVEIDGVYVKPNTTNLLYLTTGQRVSALVKAKEQDPHKNFALMQIMDEVMLDVIPPELVLNRTHEISYNKEYGKPEDFIVNDFKEAANEFFLTTFDEVELYDDYDVQITFDIRMDNLGDGVSYAFFNNVTYVHPKVPTLTTVLTSGKYANDSRIYGDNINPYVFQRGEIIEVVLNNYDPGKHPFHLHGHNFQIVQQSPGFREDGDYSPDQQDEITVRYNESAPLMPFPEKPALRDTVLLQPNGHVVLRFKADNPGIWFFHCHVDWHLTQGLASVFIEDPFALQKANILSENYKDICSAAGILNVGNAAGHSDDWFNMDGLPRQPNPLPTGFTAKGYIAFVLSTLVALWGLYSIADYGLTEVIPDDQKVYDTLKKVLDENNIAY encoded by the coding sequence ATGATCTTTCAGTCCGTGCTTTCATTGTTCGTATCATTCTTCTGTGCCTCTCTGGCGAGTGCCAGGACTCACACTTTTAACTTCACAACTGGATGGGTTACTGCGAACCCTGACGGTGTtcatgaaagaaaaatgatcgGTTTCAATGGGCATTGGCCTGTACCTGATATTCACGTTAATAAAGGCGACCGGTTGGAAGTTTATCTTACAAATGGGTTTGAGGATGGCGCATCAACGTCGCTTCACTTTCACGGGATGTTCCATAACATCAGCGACGGTAACTCAATCCAAATGGATGGGCCTTCTATGGTCACTCAATGTCCAATATTGCCAGGCCGGACGTACCTTTATAATTTCACTGTCGGAGATCAAGTTGGGACTTATTGGTATCACGCGCATTCTGGGTCCCAGTATGGTGATGGTATGAGAGGTGCATTCATAATTCATGATGACGACGAACCTTTTGAGTATGATGAGGAAATGGTAATCCAGCTCTCCGAGTTATACTGGAAGCCTTATTATACTGTCACTGACGAGTTTTTAACAAGGTATAATCCCACTGGTGCCGAACCAATTCCACAGAATCTGTTATTCAACAACACGCTAAATGCAACTCTAGATTTTGAGCCTGGTAAAACATACTTGTTACGTTTCATTAATTCAGGACTCTTCGTTTCTCAATATGTCGCATTCGAATCGCATAATTTTACTATTGTCGAAATTGATGGTGTTTACGTTAAGCCAAATACCACTAATTTACTCTATTTGACCACTGGACAAAGGGTAAGTGCTCTCGTGAAAGCGAAGGAGCAGGATCCTCATAAAAACTTCGCTTTAATGCAAATTATGGATGAAGTCATGTTAGATGTAATACCTCCAGAGCTGGTATTGAACAGAACTCACGAAATATCTTATAATAAAGAATATGGTAAGCCGGAAGATTTCATTGTCAATGATTTTAAGGAAGCTGCgaatgagttttttttaacaacatttgatgaagttgaaCTCTATGACGATTACGATGTTCAAATTACTTTTGATATTAGAATGGATAATTTGGGTGACGGTGTGAGCtatgcatttttcaataatgtCACTTATGTTCACCCAAAAGTTCCAACATTGACGACAGTTTTGACTTCTGGTAAATATGCCAATGACTCACGGATCTATGGTGACAACATAAACCCGTACGTCTTTCAGAGGGGTGAGATTATTGAAGTAGTGCTAAATAACTACGATCCCGGCAAACATCCATTCCATTTACATGGCCACAACTTTCAAATAGTGCAACAGTCACCTGGATTTCGTGAAGATGGTGATTACTCACCTGATCAACAAGATGAAATTACAGTTCGATACAACGAATCCGCTCCTTTAATGCCATTCCCAGAGAAACCGGCCTTGAGGGATACTGTGCTCTTACAGCCAAACGGGCACGTAGTACTAAGATTCAAAGCCGATAATCCTGGTATATGGTTTTTCCATTGTCACGTAGACTGGCATCTGACACAAGGTCTTGCATCAGTCTTTATTGAGGACCCCTTCGCATTGCAAAAGGCAAATATTTTATCTGAGAACTACAAAGACATTTGTTCTGCTGCCGGTATTCTCAACGTCGGGAATGCCGCGGGGCATTCGGATGACTGGTTCAATATGGATGGCCTACCTAGACAACCGAATCCTTTACCAACAGGCTTCACTGCTAAAGGTTACATAGCATTTGTTCTTTCAACGCTGGTCGCTTTGTGGGGATTATATTCCATTGCAGATTACGGATTAACCGAAGTGATTCCCGATGACCAAAAAGTGTATGATACACTGAAGAAAGTTTTAgatgaaaacaatattGCATATTAA